Proteins encoded in a region of the Quercus lobata isolate SW786 chromosome 8, ValleyOak3.0 Primary Assembly, whole genome shotgun sequence genome:
- the LOC115956992 gene encoding zinc finger BED domain-containing protein RICESLEEPER 2-like, whose translation MEPSTNAPPSQTTPAAQAGPAVQAEPVPTPINAEALPPRPSDKTKVSEIAVDCGNNRKKSTAWDHFEKIKISEGQFKAVCHYCQKTYRANSKGHGTTNLLNHTPNCVKNPNRASLKGQQTLAFEPKMNGEEGFKLVPTAFTVEASRKALAEMIIIDELPFRFVEGYGFQKYSTTLQPKLQIRDIPSHQTVARDVISIYGVEREKLREALKGRRVCLTTDTWTSIQNLNYMSLTGHFIDDDWNLHKRILNFCLVEDHRGETIGRKIEMCLREWGVDGIFTLTVDNASSNDGMKEIDASIAKVREAVRWNSTYLMLNTAEKFEKVFLRMDFEDDSYSSYFLNKENSGGLGSPCGVDFQNCRTFVGFLKLFYNATKKFSGSLYVTSNTFFDEMFVIQENIAHLIKSQNHLLKNMATKMEAKFEKYWGKGDKINKLLYVAVVLDPRKKMRFLKFSFFEIYGNEVANEMVDLVGNFMARLYDDYSRVDSPNVVLPSENERTHMEGDTVGCSDPYAMVNSRYERFLEVEKSIGCSNEMEKYLAENCESRRDGKFEILRWWKANSDRYPVLSKMARDVLAVPVSTVASESAFSTGGRILDPFRSSLSPLMVQNLICAQNWLQAHVPISFRKSKDEMEALEDEFHELVLNQATTAASSSSCSNKGGTRTTVNIDE comes from the exons ATGGAACCCTCTACTAATGCCCCCCCTTCCCAAACAACACCCGCTGCCCAAGCTGGACCTGCTGTCCAAGCTGAACCTGTTCCCACTCCAATAAATGCTGAGGCACTTCCACCTAGACCTAGTGATAAAACCAAAGTGAGTGAGATAGCTGTTGATTGTGGTAATAATAGGAAGAAGTCTACTGCTTGggatcattttgaaaaaataaaaatcagtgaGGGTCAATTTAAGGCTGTCTGCCATTATTGCCAAAAAACTTACCGTGCTAATAGTAAGGGTCATGGTACtactaatttattgaatcaTACACCAAATTGTGTTAAGAACCCTAATAGAGCTTCACTTAAAGGGCAACAAACCTTAGCATTTGAACCCAAAATGAATGGGGAGGAAGGGTTTAAGCTTGTACCAACAGCCTTTACTGTTGAGGCTTCTAGGAAGGCACTCGCAGAAATGATTATAATAGACGAGTTGCCTTTTAGGTTTGTTGAAGGGTATGGGtttcaaaaatattcaacaaCCTTACAACCTAAGTTGCAAATTAGGGATATCCCATCTCATCAAACTGTGGCTAGAGATGTGATTAGCATTTAtggtgttgagagagagaaactaaggGAAGCCTTGAAAGGTCGTAGGGTGTGCCTTACTACGGACACATGGACTAGTATTCAAAATCTGAATTATATGTCCCTCACAGGTCATTTTATTGATGATGATTGGAACTTGCATaagagaattttgaatttttgtctaGTGGAAGACCATAGGGGGGAGACTATAGGTAGAAAGATTGAGATGTGTCTCCGTGAGTGGGGTGTTGATGGCATATTCACCTTGACAGTGGATAATGCTTCCTCTAATG ATGGTATGAAAGAAATTGATGCGTCCATTGCTAAGGTGCGTGAAGCAGTGAG GTGGAACTCTACCTATCTCATGTTAAATACTGctgaaaaatttgagaaagtgtTCCTAAGAATGGACTTTGAGGATGATAGCTATTCTTCATACTTTTTGAACAAGGAAAATAGTGGTGGTTTGGGATCTCCTTGTGGggttgattttcaaaattgtaggACATTTGTGGGtttcttgaaacttttttacaatGCAACTAAAAAGTTCTCCGGTTCTTTGTATGTGACTTCAAATACCTTCTTTGATGAGATGTTTGTGATTCAAGAAAATATTGCTCATttaattaaatctcaaaatcatctcttgAAAAACATGGCAACTAAAATGGAAGCTAAGTTTGAAAAGTACTGGGGGAAAGGGGATAAAATTAATAAGCTTTTGTATGTGGCTGTGGTGCTTGATCCAAGGAAGAAAAtgaggtttttgaagttttctttttttgaaatatatgggAATGAAGTGGCTAATGAGATGGTTGACTTGGTGGGGAATTTTATGGCTAGGTTGTATGATGATTACTCTAGGGTTGATTCACCAAATGTGGTGCTACCAAGTGAGAATGAGAGGACACACATGGAAGGTGATACAGTTGGTTGTAGTGATCCGTATGCAATGGTTAATTCACGATATGAGCGGTTTTTAGAGGTTGAGAAGTCTATAGGGTGTAGCAATGAGATGGAAAAATATTTGGCTGAAAATTGTGAGAGTAGAAGGGATGggaaatttgagattttgaggTGGTGGAAAGCCAATTCAGATAGGTACCCAGTGCTGTCCAAAATGGCTAGGGATGTGCTGGCTGTACCTGTTTCTACGGTTGCTTCAGAATCGGCTTTTAGTACCGGAGGGCGCATACTTGATCCATTTCGAAGTTCACTCTCCCCTCTCATGGTTCAAAATCTTATTTGTGCTCAAAACTGGTTGCAAGCCCATGTCCCAATTTCTTTTCGCAAGTCAAAGGACGAGATGGAGGCCTTGGAGGATGAATTTCATGAATTGG ttttaaaTCAAGCAACAACAGCAGCAAGTTCTAGTTCCTGTTCAAACAAAGGTGGTACTCGTACCACAGTCAATATTGATGAATGA